TGTCCAGCAGCTGCCAGGTGGTCGACGGGTCGGCCGTCCAGCTGGATACCGTGGTCGGAGCCGTCAGCACCTTCGAGCGCTCGAGGAAGATGTCCTTCCCTGCTTCGAGCGGGCCGGCGGCGCCTCCCTCCTCGTTCTTCGTGAAGCGGTAGTAGTAGTCCCCGATCTTGGTGACGGTCGAGTCGATACGGGCGTATCCCGTGTCCTGCCAGCTCGCCGGCGGTGCCGTGAAGGTGCGGAAGTCACGCGTGAGCACAGCGAACATCCGCGCATACAGCTTGTCGTTGTTCGTGTGGCTCGCGTCGGAGTACAGCCGCGACGCGAAGAACACGACGTACGACTGGAGCGCGTCGTCCCAGTACGCCTCCGGCGCCCAGGTCATTCCCGCCGCGGGCTGGTTGACCGTGATGCCGCTGTCCTCGCCGTTGGTGCGCTTCCAGTTCACGAGGTCCGTCGACTCCCACACCTCGATCTTGAGGCTGCCGGCGGATTGGGCGGGGCCCCAGCCGGTGCCGCACCCGATGCACAGATCGGTCGCGACCATGTAGTACTTGTCGCCGTCCTTCGAGCGCAGGATGTACGGGTCGCGCAGGCCCTTCGTGTCGGTCGTCGAGGTGATGACCGGGTTGCCGCCGTTGACCGGCGAGAACGTGAAGAAATCGTTGCCGCTGGTCGCCGCCTGGTAGATCTTCTCGTCGCTGTCGGACTTGAAGTAGGCCGCGGCGTAGCCCGCGTCGGGCGCGGTGCGACCGTGCTCGGCCACCGTGACGGTGAAGGTGCGCTCATCGTGCATGCCGTTGAGGACGGCGTGCGCCGTGAGGGTCACCTCACGGTCACCGGCGCCGTACGCCGGTCGGGTGACGATGCCACCACCGCGGTACGGGTCGGCGAGCCCGACGGCGGGCGCAGTGTACCCCGCGTCGGTCGCCGTCACCAGAGACGGGTCGGAGGAGGTCCAGGTGATGGCCGCGCCGTTGACGGAACCCGTGGTCGCCAGCGGCAGGTTCTCGGTGGTGCGGTTCGCGAGGACGATCGCGTCGAGGTCGGCCGAGACGGTCGGTGCGATGACGGTCACGTCGAACGTGATGGTCGAGCCGAGCGTGCTGACCGCGGTCAGCGTCACGGGCGTGTCGGACGAGATCGCCCGCGAGACCACGCCCGAGGTCGAGACGACCGAGGGCGCAGACGACGACCACGTCAGGCCGACGCCGTTGACCGTCGCCGGCAGGGTCAGATTCGACGTGACGTTCGTCAGCGCGGAGTTCGCGCCGAGCATCTGTGCCAACACGTCTCCGCGCAGCAGGGCCGCGGTGGTCGCCTTCTTCTGCTCGGCGGTCGGCATGCTCGCCGACACCTCGCCGGACGTCAGCGCGACGTCCCAGAACTTGACGTCCGACACGTCCGCGCGCAGCAGCGGGTCGCCCTGGTACAGCGAGCGGCCCAGGTAACCCATCACCGCATCCGTCGGGATGATCGAGCTCAGCGAGAGCGAGTGGGTGAGGGTCGAGATCTGCTGCCCGTCGCGGTACAGCGTCAGCGTGTTGCCGGAACCGACCATCGTGAGGGTCGTGAAGCCCGGGTTCAGGCCGCCGCCGGCCGGCATGCGCGTCTCGCCGTTGCTGTTGCCGTTCTTGACGCGGATCGCCGCCAGCACCTGGTCGGTGTAGCCGCCCTGCGCCGAGCGCGGGCTGAGGAAGATGTGGTTGCCGAGCTGCGTGGTGTTCCACGGGCCGACGCCGTCGCCGATGACCCATCCGAAGTGGTTGGCGGAGGTCTGGGTGGACACCGTGTACTCGACGGTGAAGTTGTTGTCCGATCCGGTGATCAGGCCGGACGGCAACGACGCGTAGCCGTCGGCGCGGAAGCGCAGCACGGCGTCGCCCGCGGCATCCGCGAAGGAGGCGTCGGTCAGTCCGGTGAGCGTGGCATTGCGACCGTTGCCCGACACGTCGAGCAGCGTCGATCCGCTGTGCGACATGTCGTAGTGGGCGCTCGGGGCCGGCACGTCGGCGGCGGATGCCGCGTTCGGCGCGGCCAGGCCGACGCCGGTGAGCGCGAGAACGCCGGCAACGGTCGCGGCGAGTGCTCGACGCGGTGTGCGCCCGGGCGCGGAGGCGCGCGGGATCCGTGTTGATCTCATCATCGAGAGAGTTCCTCTTGTTTCGGGTGGGGGTGGTGAGGTCGGGGTCAGAGGCCCTGGGCCAGGCGGTAGTACGCCTGGTTCCAGCGCAACTCCTTCTGGAATCCGTGGACGGTCGTGTCCTCGTCGATGACGAGAAGCTCGGTGCCGGCGATGTCCGCGAAGTCGCGGAACACCTCGATGCCGACGGCGGTGGTCATCACGGTGTGGTGGGCGGCGCCGGCGGTGAGCCAGCAGGCGGCACTGGTGGCGAAATCGGGGGCCGGCTTCCAGATCGCCCGCCCGACGGGAAGCTTCGGCAGGTCGGGGGCCTCGACGTTCTCGACGACGTTGGCCACGAGACGGAACCGATCGCGCATGTCACTCATCGCGACCACGACGGCCGGGCCCGGGTCGGCCGTGAAGACGAGGCGGACGGGGTCGTCCTTGCCGCCGATGCCGAGCGGGTGGATCTCCAGCCGCGGCTTCTGCGTCGTCAGCGAGGGCGAGACCTCGAGCATGTGCGCGCCGAGGATCTTCTCATCCCCCGCGACCAGGTCGTAGGTGTAGTCCTCCATGAGGCTCGCTCCGCCGGGCAGCCCCGCGCCCATGACGTTGGCCACGCGGACGAGGATCGCGGTCTTCCAGTCGCCCTCCGCGCCGAAGCCGTATCCCTCGGCCATCAGGCGCTGCACGGCCAGCCCGGGCAGCTGCGTCAGAGCGCCGAGGTCCTCGAACGAGGTCGTGAATGCACCGAAGCCACCGGCTTCCAGGAACGTCCGCAGACCGACCTCGATCGCGGCGCCGTCGCGCAGCGACTGGTGGCGCTCGGCACCGGGCAGCAGCTCCTCGGCGACGTCGTACTCGTCGAGGTACACCTGCACGAGCGCGTCGATGTCGGCCTCGGATGCCGCCGCGACGGCGTCCGCGAGCTCGTTCACGCCCCACGTGTTCACCTGCACGCCGAAACGGAGCTCGGCCTCGGTCTTGTCGCCCTCGGTGACGGCGACGTAGCGCATGTTGTCACCGAAGCGGGCGAGCTTCAGCGTGCGCGCGGCCTGCCACCCGGCGGCGGCGCGCTGCCACTGCTCGATCTGACCGAGAACGGCGGGGTTGGAGACGTGCCCGACGACCGTCTTGCGCGCCACGCCCAGGCGCGTCTGGATGTAGCCGAACTCCCGGTCGCCGTGGGCGGCCTGGTTCAGGTTCATGAAGTCGAAGTCGATGTCCTCCCAGGGCAGCTCGACGTTCGCCTGCGTGTGCAGGTGCAGCAGGGGCTTCTGCAGGGCGTCGAGACCTGCGATCCACATCTTCGCCGGGCTGAACGTGTGCATCCAGGCGACGACGCCGATCACCGAGTCGTCGCTGTTGGCGTCGAGCGCCAGGCGCCGAATGGAGTCCGAATCGGTGAGCACGGGCTTCCACTCGACGCGCACCGGCAGGGCGCTCAGGCCCGCCGCCACCTGCTGGGACTGCGCGGCGACCTGGCGCAGGGTCTCCTCTCCGTACAGCCCCTGGCTGCCGGTGACGAACCAAACGGTGTAGTTCTCGAGAGAAGTGGAGAGGGTCATGATGTCTTTCCGGTCGGTGAGTGTGAGAAGCCTCGAAGATCGAGGCGTCCTCAGAGTGAGTGGACGGCCGCCGCCTCGACGGCGAGGCCGGCTCGGTAGCGGTCGAGGTAGGTGGCGAATCCCGCGACATCCGCGGGAACGGGCTCGACGACGGATGCCGCGGCATCCGCGAACACGGTCTCGTCGAGGTAGGTGCCCAGCGTGAGGTCGCACCCCTGGGCCACGGCGCGGCGGAACGCCGCCAGGACGGCGATGCCCCACGCCCCGCCCTCCGAGGCGGTCTCTCCCACGGCGACCGGCGCATCCAGCGCCGCGGCGAGGAAGCGCTGCGCGACCCCGGCCGTGCGGAAGACCCCACCGTGCGCGTACATGCGATCCAGCGCCACGCCCTCTGCGGCGAGCACCTGCATGCCGAGGGCGAGCGTGCCGAACACGCCATAGACCTGTGCGCGCATGACGTTCGCGAGACTGAGTGTCGATTCCGGGGTGCGCACGAAGAGCGGGCGCCCCGCCGTGAGGCCGGCGATCGGCTCACCGGCCAGGTGGTTGTACGCCAGCAGGCCTCCCGCGTCCGCGTCGCCGTCCAGAGCTTCGCGCAGCAGCACGCCGAAGACCTCGTCGTCGTCCATCGGTGTGCCGGATGCCGCCGCGAACCGACGAAACAGCCCCGCCCAGGCCGCCAGCTCGCTGGCGCCGTTGTTGCAGTGGACCATCGCGACGGGGTCGCCGGCGGGTGTCGTCACGAGAT
The sequence above is a segment of the Microbacterium sp. PM5 genome. Coding sequences within it:
- the araA gene encoding L-arabinose isomerase encodes the protein MMTLSTSLENYTVWFVTGSQGLYGEETLRQVAAQSQQVAAGLSALPVRVEWKPVLTDSDSIRRLALDANSDDSVIGVVAWMHTFSPAKMWIAGLDALQKPLLHLHTQANVELPWEDIDFDFMNLNQAAHGDREFGYIQTRLGVARKTVVGHVSNPAVLGQIEQWQRAAAGWQAARTLKLARFGDNMRYVAVTEGDKTEAELRFGVQVNTWGVNELADAVAAASEADIDALVQVYLDEYDVAEELLPGAERHQSLRDGAAIEVGLRTFLEAGGFGAFTTSFEDLGALTQLPGLAVQRLMAEGYGFGAEGDWKTAILVRVANVMGAGLPGGASLMEDYTYDLVAGDEKILGAHMLEVSPSLTTQKPRLEIHPLGIGGKDDPVRLVFTADPGPAVVVAMSDMRDRFRLVANVVENVEAPDLPKLPVGRAIWKPAPDFATSAACWLTAGAAHHTVMTTAVGIEVFRDFADIAGTELLVIDEDTTVHGFQKELRWNQAYYRLAQGL
- a CDS encoding immunoglobulin-like domain-containing protein yields the protein MRSTRIPRASAPGRTPRRALAATVAGVLALTGVGLAAPNAASAADVPAPSAHYDMSHSGSTLLDVSGNGRNATLTGLTDASFADAAGDAVLRFRADGYASLPSGLITGSDNNFTVEYTVSTQTSANHFGWVIGDGVGPWNTTQLGNHIFLSPRSAQGGYTDQVLAAIRVKNGNSNGETRMPAGGGLNPGFTTLTMVGSGNTLTLYRDGQQISTLTHSLSLSSIIPTDAVMGYLGRSLYQGDPLLRADVSDVKFWDVALTSGEVSASMPTAEQKKATTAALLRGDVLAQMLGANSALTNVTSNLTLPATVNGVGLTWSSSAPSVVSTSGVVSRAISSDTPVTLTAVSTLGSTITFDVTVIAPTVSADLDAIVLANRTTENLPLATTGSVNGAAITWTSSDPSLVTATDAGYTAPAVGLADPYRGGGIVTRPAYGAGDREVTLTAHAVLNGMHDERTFTVTVAEHGRTAPDAGYAAAYFKSDSDEKIYQAATSGNDFFTFSPVNGGNPVITSTTDTKGLRDPYILRSKDGDKYYMVATDLCIGCGTGWGPAQSAGSLKIEVWESTDLVNWKRTNGEDSGITVNQPAAGMTWAPEAYWDDALQSYVVFFASRLYSDASHTNNDKLYARMFAVLTRDFRTFTAPPASWQDTGYARIDSTVTKIGDYYYRFTKNEEGGAAGPLEAGKDIFLERSKVLTAPTTVSSWTADPSTTWQLLDTHMTSLETGQAGEGPEIVKLNAGDPNNAGDGYVFLVDNYGAGGYRAFVTTGDAIASSTQSDRLSQRSDWNVRAPGGLPESPRHGAFVSVPQTVLTAMHDWTGVSAVASTTSLSAQERTVTARVVAADGGDVAGTVTFTGETGTSSLARASAWSAQVPVSGGVASVVVPAGIRTVTAQYDGYRDQLVQVSSSDAVTLADVVVTPDPEPSPVPTDGTGQSGTGQSGAGQSDPGAASLATTGQSPALVTAAGMLAALLLAAGAVLLIARRRRTRNG